In Vibrio pomeroyi, the genomic window CTCAGTTCAGCGAAATATCAAAGGACATACCAATAAACCCGACAACACCGCTCATAGCGTGACTCAAAACAAGCCAGAAAATCACACGGCAGAAACGTCTTTTAACAAGACCAGTGAGAACAAAAGCAAGACAAGCAAAACTAAAACAACAGTTTCTAAAGACTCAAGTAATGATACTGAGCCACCAGCAAACCTAACCGAAGGCGTCACAACATCAATATTGATCGCCGAAGATAACAACGTGAATAGCATCATCCTAACTAAGCTTCTCAACCAGCTTGGTTATCAAGGCATAGACCACGCCGAAGATGGTTCAAAAGCAGTAAATATGGCATTGGATAAGCATTACGACATCATATTGATGGATCATCACATGCCGAAGATCACAGGCTTAGATGCGACCAATGTTCTACTACAAGAACACAAGCTACCCACCACGATCATTGCCTGTACCGCTGATGTCTCGAAATTAGTGCAACAACAGTTTCAGGACTTGGGCGTTAAAGGCGTTATTCATAAACCTATTGATAAACATATGCTCGCAGAAATACTGGATGAAAATACTCAACAGAGTTCGACGCCATCCAATAACTCAACAAATAAAGGCGTTGCCTGAAGAAAATTTGCTCTATTTCACCGAAAAAAGCACAACTTCAACGTGCAAGATTTAGCCTTACGTTAAGTTTCGGTGAATTTTGCCAAATCGAGACAAGGTAACTTGAAATACTTCGTTCTGCATGAGACTGTAAAAATATCTCACTAAAATAACTGTATGATTATGAAAACATTACAATCCATCGCGCTGCTTTCCACAATTATCGCAGCACCACACGTGTTAGCTGACGTGACAATTGAAGTTCCTTCTAGCGTAGATGTCTTAGCGGTTAACGAAGCTAAGCCAGATCTTGACGGTAGTCTTTTCTCTTCTCATAAAACGCTAACCGTTCCAGACGGTCAGAACCAGATCGTATTCCGATATCAACTGGCTTTTGATAAAGGTAACGACCGCGAATTCGTTGATAGCGACGCGATCATTGCTACTTTTAACGCAGCTGACGCCGCACTGACGTTCGATATGCCGAAATACCGCAATACCGCTGAAGCGAAGAAAGGTTTTGAGAACCTTGATTGGAAATTGGTTGATGAAGACCAAAATGCAATCAGCGTTA contains:
- a CDS encoding response regulator → MLSKSLEDSKDAIIVTDDQGRIKWVNPAFTHSSGFTLEDVLKKNLTEIQQGKASDIVKIRQKSEALNRRDRFESEILQYRKDGTSYWVAESISPTFEEITLVGFVSVQRNIKGHTNKPDNTAHSVTQNKPENHTAETSFNKTSENKSKTSKTKTTVSKDSSNDTEPPANLTEGVTTSILIAEDNNVNSIILTKLLNQLGYQGIDHAEDGSKAVNMALDKHYDIILMDHHMPKITGLDATNVLLQEHKLPTTIIACTADVSKLVQQQFQDLGVKGVIHKPIDKHMLAEILDENTQQSSTPSNNSTNKGVA
- a CDS encoding DUF2057 family protein yields the protein MKTLQSIALLSTIIAAPHVLADVTIEVPSSVDVLAVNEAKPDLDGSLFSSHKTLTVPDGQNQIVFRYQLAFDKGNDREFVDSDAIIATFNAADAALTFDMPKYRNTAEAKKGFENLDWKLVDEDQNAISVKQDKLVKDGMQIGRKYPQEAKEYNKKGGIAALAMGTAAGATAAVVQPVTLPAKIDANASNTAEEMLYFWYEKADAETKQKFKEYVNK